GCGAGATCGCCGTCGAGAAGGGCCACAGCGTCCTGTTCGCAGACTCCCGCGAACTGATCGGTGAGATCCGCGCCGGTTTCGACGACGCCGCCGGGATAAACTCATACGGCCTGGTGCGCCGGGTGCTGGGAGTAGACCTGTTGCTGCTGGATGATTTGGGCGCTTATCATTTGACAAGCTGGGTCCGGGACACCTTCGCCGATATCATTACCCGGCGCTTCAACGCCCGGCGTCATGTGATAATCACCACCAACTACCCGGACCAGCGCTCGACGTACCAGAAGGAAACATTGGCGGACCGCATCGGCGAGCGTCTGCGTTCCCGGTTGTATGAACTCTGCCGCCACGTCCACATCGGCGGTACGGATGATTTTCGCCAAAAAGTCTTCCACGCGGGCCACGAACCCGATTAGCCCTTTTATTACCTACCGCGAAGGGGTATAATAGTTTTCAAGCGAATCAACCGTCCTCCAACGGGGAGTTAACATGCGCGCTTTTTCCAAGATACTGCTGACCCTGTTCCTGCTGCTGGCCTGCTGCGGCCTGGTCTTGTTCATCGGTTGCGAC
This genomic stretch from Candidatus Coatesbacteria bacterium harbors:
- a CDS encoding DNA replication protein DnaC, giving the protein MSAEKSEQCPQCGGRGWRPVTDEAGRVRFRMCECRLRSRRRDLLAESAIPPRYAHCTFERYDGPYSPTQRRALETCRRFVDEFPHCDAGLLLTGNCGVGKTHLAVSALREIAVEKGHSVLFADSRELIGEIRAGFDDAAGINSYGLVRRVLGVDLLLLDDLGAYHLTSWVRDTFADIITRRFNARRHVIITTNYPDQRSTYQKETLADRIGERLRSRLYELCRHVHIGGTDDFRQKVFHAGHEPD